From Nonlabens sp. Ci31, the proteins below share one genomic window:
- the ligA gene encoding NAD-dependent DNA ligase LigA, whose protein sequence is MEVKTQINTLRDELREHNYKYYVNDNPTISDFEFDKKLEQLKSLEAAHPEFYDATSPSVRVGGEVTKNFHTVKHINRMYSLDNSYSIEDLKDWEARIKKIVDGAIQYTCELKYDGASISLHYENGKFVQAVTRGDGNQGDEVTANVRTIRSVPLQLKGDAIPEKFEIRGEIVLPWEGFYKMNEERAAQGLDLYRNPRNTASGSLKLQDSAEVAKRPLDCLLYQLAGNNLPVQSQFDSLMLARKWGFKAPAASKLVSSIEEVFEFINHWDVARKQLPYETDGVVVKVNSLRQQEELGFTAKSPKWAMAYKFAAEQVSTRLEEITYQVGRTGSITPVANLEAVEISGTTVRRASLHNADQIEKLDIRVGDEVYVEKGGEIIPKIVAVDLSKRPQNSVPTIYATHCPECHTELVRKVEDAKHFCPNEMACPPQVKGRIEHFISRKAMDIDGIGAETVGQLVEAGMIHNYADLYDLTVEQVLPLERMAQKSAENMVNGITASKQVPFERLLFGLGIRYVGETVAKKLAKFYKNMDSLMAMPAAPDKENIDLFADVTSPADKKIEELSAIPEIGAAIAQSVVEFITDKRQLEIVDRLGKAGLQLALSEEQLEGQTDKLVGKSFVISGVFEMSRNDLKKLIEDNGGKVSSSLSSKTDYLVRGENMGPSKLEKAEKLGITMLSEQEFIEMV, encoded by the coding sequence ATGGAGGTTAAAACACAAATCAATACCTTGCGCGACGAGTTGCGCGAGCATAATTATAAGTACTACGTCAACGATAATCCTACCATATCTGACTTTGAGTTTGATAAGAAACTGGAGCAATTAAAATCGCTGGAAGCCGCGCATCCTGAGTTTTATGATGCGACTAGTCCATCGGTAAGAGTAGGTGGTGAAGTGACTAAAAATTTCCATACCGTTAAGCATATTAATCGCATGTACTCGCTGGATAATTCCTACTCTATAGAGGATTTGAAAGATTGGGAAGCACGTATTAAAAAAATAGTCGATGGAGCTATTCAGTACACCTGTGAGTTGAAATACGACGGCGCTAGTATCAGTTTGCATTACGAAAACGGAAAATTTGTACAAGCGGTCACTCGCGGCGATGGCAATCAAGGTGATGAGGTGACTGCAAATGTGCGTACGATAAGATCGGTGCCATTACAATTAAAAGGTGATGCTATTCCCGAGAAATTTGAAATACGTGGTGAGATTGTATTGCCATGGGAGGGGTTCTATAAAATGAATGAAGAACGTGCAGCTCAAGGATTGGATTTATATCGCAATCCTCGTAATACGGCTAGTGGTAGTCTCAAATTACAAGACAGTGCTGAGGTGGCAAAACGACCGCTGGATTGTTTGCTGTATCAATTAGCAGGAAATAATTTACCAGTTCAAAGCCAATTTGACTCGTTGATGCTTGCGCGAAAATGGGGTTTTAAAGCACCTGCAGCATCTAAGTTAGTCAGTTCTATTGAGGAGGTTTTTGAGTTTATCAATCATTGGGATGTGGCAAGAAAGCAATTGCCTTATGAAACTGATGGGGTAGTGGTAAAGGTCAACTCACTGCGACAGCAAGAAGAGCTAGGCTTTACAGCCAAATCTCCCAAATGGGCGATGGCCTACAAGTTTGCTGCAGAGCAAGTTTCTACCAGATTAGAAGAAATCACCTATCAAGTAGGTCGCACTGGTTCCATAACACCAGTGGCAAATCTAGAAGCGGTAGAAATCTCTGGAACAACAGTAAGACGAGCAAGTTTGCACAATGCCGACCAAATAGAAAAACTAGACATCAGAGTAGGCGATGAGGTATATGTAGAAAAAGGTGGCGAGATCATTCCTAAAATAGTAGCGGTAGATTTATCAAAACGACCACAAAACTCAGTTCCCACTATTTACGCCACGCATTGTCCAGAATGTCATACAGAATTAGTAAGAAAAGTAGAAGATGCTAAGCATTTCTGTCCTAATGAGATGGCATGTCCACCTCAGGTAAAAGGTAGGATTGAACATTTTATATCTCGTAAAGCAATGGATATAGATGGAATAGGAGCAGAGACAGTAGGTCAATTAGTAGAGGCTGGAATGATTCACAATTATGCCGATTTATACGACCTAACCGTTGAGCAAGTACTACCGTTAGAACGTATGGCACAAAAAAGTGCGGAGAATATGGTCAACGGTATCACAGCTAGCAAGCAAGTTCCTTTTGAGCGGTTGTTGTTTGGTTTAGGAATCAGATATGTAGGTGAAACAGTGGCAAAAAAACTAGCTAAGTTTTATAAAAATATGGATTCTCTAATGGCTATGCCAGCTGCGCCAGATAAAGAAAATATAGACCTGTTTGCAGACGTTACAAGTCCAGCTGATAAGAAGATAGAAGAATTAAGCGCGATCCCAGAAATAGGTGCTGCCATTGCACAATCGGTCGTTGAATTTATTACTGATAAGCGTCAATTAGAAATAGTAGATCGATTGGGTAAAGCTGGTTTGCAATTGGCACTCTCTGAAGAACAATTAGAAGGTCAGACAGATAAACTGGTAGGGAAGAGTTTTGTGATTTCTGGCGTGTTTGAAATGTCTAGAAATGATTTAAAAAAGCTGATTGAAGATAATGGAGGAAAAGTAAGTAGTTCACTTTCTAGCAAAACAGATTACTTAGTTCGTGGTGAGAATATGGGGCCTTCCAAGTTGGAAAAAGCAGAGAAACTCGGAATCACTATGCTTAGTGAGCAAGAGTTTATAGAGATGGTTTAA
- a CDS encoding PIN domain-containing protein, with product MLNTKAINLIATRQMRDRVFIDTNVFCYLIDRKDIIKTKQAITFFKSIRDNDIHVSTQVIKEFCNIAIRKLKLTDLELKNQIQIFEKLTISDTSCSLIKEALHIKFRYQLQFYDSVIIASAIATNCDILYSEDLNNGQSIEGLKIINPFKD from the coding sequence ATGCTAAATACGAAGGCTATAAATTTAATCGCGACGAGGCAAATGAGAGATAGGGTTTTTATTGATACAAATGTATTTTGCTATCTTATTGACAGAAAGGATATTATAAAAACGAAGCAGGCTATAACGTTTTTTAAATCAATTCGAGATAATGATATTCATGTATCAACTCAAGTCATTAAGGAATTTTGTAACATAGCGATAAGGAAACTAAAACTAACAGATTTAGAATTAAAAAATCAAATTCAAATATTTGAAAAACTAACAATTTCTGACACTTCATGTTCTTTAATTAAAGAGGCACTTCATATTAAATTCAGGTATCAGTTACAATTTTATGATAGTGTAATAATTGCATCAGCAATTGCTACAAACTGTGATATTTTATATTCTGAGGACCTTAATAATGGACAATCCATAGAAGGCTTAAAAATCATCAACCCATTTAAAGACTGA
- a CDS encoding DUF6364 family protein: MATKNLTIRLSDQLIEASKEYAKKQGKSLNELIREFLQRNLKQDKEYDWVDELLEVSEDNAKYEGYKFNRDEANER; encoded by the coding sequence ATGGCAACAAAAAATTTAACCATACGACTGTCTGACCAATTGATTGAGGCGAGTAAAGAATATGCTAAAAAGCAAGGAAAGTCTCTGAATGAATTGATTAGAGAATTTTTGCAACGCAATCTAAAACAAGATAAAGAATATGATTGGGTAGATGAACTTCTAGAAGTTTCTGAGGATAATGCTAAATACGAAGGCTATAAATTTAATCGCGACGAGGCAAATGAGAGATAG
- a CDS encoding beta-N-acetylhexosaminidase, with translation MNSRFKILFLALILLVSCHKPKVDLISPSIIPAPQSLQVNPGHFTIDLSTVISNGDDFTHSVTFLKDFLRQRTGRNWETKYASENVISFEYDGSIIKQEGYTLDINKQHILIKSSADAGAFYAVQSLIQLMPFELEKSVITNVIYLPAVTIKDEPRFSYRGMHLDVSRHMYDVEFIKKYIDAMAMLKINTFHWHLTDDQGWRIEIKKYPKLQEIAAYRDSTLIGHYNDSPRLYDATKYGGFYTQEEIREVIAFAKARQINIIPEIEIPGHAQAAIAAYPELGCTGKKIGVATEWGVFEDIYCPNEATFIFLENVLDEVMELFPSPYIHIGGDEAPKTQWKTSPVAQQVIQENGLKDEHELQSYFIQRMENYLNSKGRNIIGWDEILEGGLAPNATVMSWRGTKGAIEAAKSGHDVIMTPTSHAYFDYYQSENKNEPTAIGGFLALEKVYHFNPIPEELTAEEAKHILGPQGNIWTEYMTTSEQVEYMAFPRMLAMSEVAWTKAENKNYSSFINRVEYFHQRMDALGINYANHLYEVSGFLNDQQQYELSTASFGKEIRYTTDGSKPTTSSTLYKQAIPFTENLSVNAGVFKDGKLLGKVFTQDLLYHKGIGALITINKEPSTSYQGSGAQGLINGIKGSDSRYGDSEWLGFWGEDIEIDIEFKEPILVDEIKLRFYHAPGQWIYAPEKYYIFLETKNGIISDLVKLPKNDETLILSNYNWKRFKGFEDKKINALKINIPNYGIIPDGKQGAGNKAWTFIDEIIIN, from the coding sequence ATGAATTCGCGTTTTAAGATCCTTTTTCTAGCCCTTATTTTATTGGTAAGCTGCCATAAGCCAAAAGTAGATTTGATAAGTCCATCCATAATCCCAGCCCCACAATCGCTGCAAGTAAATCCTGGACATTTTACCATTGATCTGTCGACCGTCATCAGCAATGGAGATGATTTCACACATTCCGTGACCTTTCTAAAGGATTTTTTAAGACAAAGAACTGGCCGAAACTGGGAAACGAAATACGCCTCTGAAAATGTCATCAGCTTTGAATATGACGGCTCCATCATCAAGCAAGAAGGATATACCCTAGATATTAATAAGCAGCACATCCTCATAAAATCTAGTGCCGACGCCGGAGCTTTTTATGCGGTGCAATCCTTGATCCAGCTGATGCCTTTTGAGTTGGAAAAATCTGTAATCACTAACGTCATTTACCTACCAGCGGTCACTATAAAAGACGAACCCCGTTTCTCTTATCGAGGCATGCATCTCGATGTGTCGCGCCACATGTATGACGTAGAATTCATCAAAAAATATATAGACGCTATGGCCATGCTCAAGATAAATACCTTTCACTGGCATCTTACAGACGACCAAGGCTGGCGTATTGAAATTAAGAAATACCCGAAGCTTCAAGAAATTGCAGCTTATCGCGACAGTACTTTGATAGGACATTATAACGACTCACCACGTTTATATGATGCTACAAAGTACGGCGGTTTTTATACACAGGAAGAAATTCGTGAGGTGATCGCTTTCGCGAAAGCGAGACAGATCAACATCATCCCAGAAATAGAAATACCTGGTCACGCACAAGCCGCCATAGCTGCCTATCCAGAATTGGGCTGTACAGGGAAAAAAATAGGCGTAGCAACAGAATGGGGCGTTTTTGAAGATATTTATTGTCCGAACGAAGCAACCTTTATATTCCTTGAAAACGTACTAGACGAAGTCATGGAATTATTCCCATCGCCATACATCCACATAGGTGGTGATGAAGCGCCTAAAACACAATGGAAAACAAGTCCGGTTGCGCAACAAGTGATTCAAGAAAATGGACTAAAAGACGAGCACGAACTCCAATCCTATTTTATCCAGCGCATGGAAAACTACTTAAATTCTAAAGGCCGCAACATCATAGGATGGGATGAAATTCTAGAAGGTGGACTGGCGCCCAATGCAACGGTTATGAGCTGGCGAGGCACGAAAGGTGCCATTGAGGCCGCAAAATCAGGTCACGATGTGATCATGACACCTACTTCGCATGCTTATTTTGACTATTATCAAAGTGAAAACAAAAACGAACCCACCGCGATAGGCGGATTCCTAGCATTAGAAAAAGTCTATCATTTTAACCCGATTCCTGAAGAACTCACTGCCGAAGAAGCAAAACACATTCTAGGCCCACAAGGAAACATCTGGACAGAATACATGACTACTAGCGAGCAAGTAGAATACATGGCTTTTCCACGTATGCTGGCTATGAGCGAGGTGGCCTGGACTAAAGCAGAAAACAAAAACTATTCTAGTTTTATAAATCGTGTGGAATATTTTCATCAAAGAATGGATGCGCTGGGTATCAATTATGCCAACCACTTATACGAAGTCAGCGGCTTTCTAAATGACCAGCAACAGTATGAATTAAGCACCGCATCTTTCGGAAAAGAAATACGTTACACCACAGATGGCTCCAAACCAACCACCTCTTCTACCCTTTATAAACAAGCTATTCCTTTTACAGAAAACCTATCCGTAAATGCAGGTGTTTTTAAAGACGGGAAACTATTAGGTAAAGTCTTTACACAAGACTTGCTCTACCATAAAGGAATAGGCGCCCTAATTACCATTAATAAAGAACCCAGTACATCTTATCAAGGCAGTGGCGCACAAGGTTTAATAAACGGAATTAAAGGAAGTGACTCGCGTTATGGAGATAGCGAGTGGCTGGGCTTTTGGGGAGAAGATATTGAGATTGACATCGAGTTTAAAGAACCTATTTTAGTTGACGAAATCAAATTGAGGTTTTATCATGCGCCGGGGCAGTGGATTTATGCTCCAGAAAAATATTATATTTTCTTAGAAACCAAAAATGGGATTATAAGTGATTTAGTTAAATTGCCTAAAAATGATGAAACTCTAATATTATCGAATTACAATTGGAAACGCTTTAAAGGCTTTGAAGACAAAAAAATTAATGCACTCAAAATTAATATACCCAACTATGGCATCATCCCAGACGGCAAACAAGGTGCTGGAAACAAAGCTTGGACTTTTATAGACGAAATCATCATCAATTAA
- a CDS encoding DUF2238 domain-containing protein, with the protein MKNTPKLLLIYLFFLIALLIWSGINPNERFTWFLEVLPAVIGVFVLLFAYKSFPLSKLTYFWIFVHCIILIIGGKYTYADVPLFDWIQEYFEHSRNNYDKLGHFIQGFTPALIVREVLLRKEVVQGKKWLAFIVVSICLAISAAYELIEAIVSMLVSDGADSFLGAQGYIWDTQTDMMLALIGAFIAVAFLSKRQDKSIQKIIN; encoded by the coding sequence ATGAAAAATACACCCAAACTTTTACTAATCTATCTATTCTTCCTTATTGCCTTGTTGATTTGGTCAGGAATAAACCCGAACGAGCGATTTACTTGGTTTCTGGAAGTATTGCCTGCTGTAATAGGTGTATTCGTTTTACTATTCGCTTATAAAAGTTTCCCTTTAAGCAAGCTCACCTACTTCTGGATATTTGTGCATTGTATTATCCTCATCATAGGTGGAAAATACACCTATGCTGATGTACCTCTTTTTGACTGGATTCAAGAGTACTTTGAGCATTCTCGTAATAATTATGACAAGTTAGGGCATTTTATTCAAGGTTTTACACCAGCGCTCATAGTACGTGAAGTATTATTGCGCAAAGAAGTGGTTCAAGGTAAAAAGTGGCTGGCATTTATAGTGGTTTCTATTTGTCTTGCCATCAGTGCGGCTTATGAATTGATTGAGGCAATAGTCTCCATGCTAGTAAGTGATGGTGCAGATTCCTTTCTAGGCGCACAAGGCTATATTTGGGACACTCAAACCGATATGATGCTTGCCTTGATTGGCGCTTTTATTGCCGTTGCTTTTTTGAGCAAACGACAAGACAAATCCATCCAAAAAATCATCAATTAA
- a CDS encoding copper homeostasis protein CutC, translating into MLLEICASNYQSAINAQEAGAQRIELCSELAVGGITPSYGMLKKVMEELTIPVMVLIRPRSGNFVYSDADFDIMKKDIQLCKELGCAGIVSGILNDDFSVDLESTKVLIELAKPMSFTFHRAFDQVSNPEEAIKELAQIGVSRILTSGQHSRAIEGLENLKRYQNIAGNSLIILPAGGINADNCSSFTHLNKAPKEKVRFQEIHASATEVMEQTTRTLVPMNSPKFLQENIEVISDTDLIKAILKNSNHED; encoded by the coding sequence ATGCTATTAGAAATCTGCGCCTCCAACTATCAAAGTGCGATAAACGCTCAAGAAGCTGGGGCGCAACGTATTGAATTGTGCAGTGAGCTAGCTGTAGGCGGCATCACTCCTAGTTATGGAATGCTTAAAAAAGTGATGGAAGAACTCACTATTCCTGTAATGGTTTTGATACGTCCTCGATCAGGCAATTTTGTATATTCTGATGCCGATTTTGATATCATGAAAAAAGACATTCAGTTGTGCAAAGAGCTGGGTTGTGCCGGAATAGTATCTGGGATTTTGAATGATGATTTTAGCGTTGACTTAGAATCAACAAAAGTACTGATTGAACTGGCAAAACCTATGAGTTTTACGTTCCACAGAGCTTTTGATCAGGTATCAAATCCTGAAGAGGCCATTAAAGAATTGGCTCAAATAGGAGTTTCTAGAATACTGACTTCTGGCCAACATTCTAGAGCTATAGAAGGCCTAGAAAACTTGAAACGTTATCAAAATATCGCAGGTAACTCTTTAATCATTTTACCAGCTGGCGGAATTAATGCAGATAATTGTTCCTCTTTTACGCACCTTAATAAGGCTCCCAAAGAAAAAGTCAGGTTCCAAGAAATTCATGCCAGCGCTACAGAGGTTATGGAACAAACTACCCGTACTTTAGTACCGATGAATTCGCCTAAATTCCTTCAAGAAAACATAGAAGTAATTTCTGACACAGACTTAATAAAAGCCATTCTTAAAAACAGCAATCATGAGGATTAG
- a CDS encoding beta-mannosidase, whose translation MRISILLLLTLLAISCSEKTANVERHYLETDWTLFQGDDEKLISDSISLPSTVHSALLPQIKHPFKGSNEDSLQWITEKDWTYKTTFKVGNETLEKEYVNLHFKGIDTYASILLNGIEILQTDNAFKHWKTDVKPYLKEENQLIIAIQSPLQIEEEKAAANPYSLPEGNRIYTRKAQFQYGWDWGPHLNTMGIVKPVYLEAYDQFKIEDVYIKQNFIQDSIANLTAQIKFSKPITEQLTYQIKVNDSLFPIKITDSLLQSNSYATQEVHFEINQVQLWWPHNIGEPYLYEMEVLVSKDGELMDSKKLKRGIRTIELINEPDDAGTSFFFKVNGVPIFMKGANYIPQNSMQDLVTDQHYENLLSDVVDANMNMLRVWGGGSYENDIFYDKCDEKGILIWQDFMFACAMYPGDARFRESVTEEITQQITRLRNHSSIALWCGNNETSEAWNNWGWQAGRPQAERDSIWEDYRAVFQLAMPKYISELTKEPYWESTPKLGRGNPRYEFESDAHDWRVWHDAYAFEHFEEHVPRFMSEFGFQSHPSYKTVEYINKDGSLNIHSADYASHQKHERGNELIREYMARDFPVPTSDEDYVYMSQLLQAYGMSKGFQAHRRARPYNMGTLYWQLNDCWPAVSWSSIDYFGNWKALHYQAKRDFENLLISNYVKDGVLHSYVVNDDLYDLTSGYTLMIMDFYGKELYQESFVGTAGMNSSNKFHHIDLGSLDIDLSTVYVYTEFGSSRTIDVLVRPKDLKLPKEELSLKSLKTKDGYRVTLKSAIFVKDVFLYSNLKGHFSDNFFDLEPDMEKTLFFETDSDVAPVFKYKTLNGLIKSLQP comes from the coding sequence ATGAGGATTAGTATTCTATTACTCTTAACGCTACTTGCCATTTCTTGTTCTGAAAAAACGGCTAATGTGGAGAGACACTATCTTGAAACGGATTGGACTCTCTTTCAAGGTGATGACGAGAAACTAATCAGTGACAGCATCAGCTTACCTTCAACAGTTCACAGTGCTTTATTGCCACAAATAAAACATCCTTTTAAAGGGAGTAATGAAGATAGCTTGCAATGGATCACCGAGAAAGACTGGACGTATAAAACAACATTTAAGGTGGGTAATGAAACCTTAGAGAAGGAATATGTCAATTTACATTTTAAAGGTATAGATACCTATGCATCCATCCTACTCAATGGCATCGAAATCCTACAAACAGACAACGCTTTTAAACATTGGAAAACAGACGTAAAACCATATTTGAAAGAAGAAAACCAGCTGATTATAGCTATACAATCTCCGCTTCAAATCGAAGAAGAAAAAGCCGCTGCAAATCCATACAGCTTACCAGAAGGTAACCGGATCTACACTCGTAAGGCTCAATTTCAATACGGTTGGGACTGGGGACCACATCTCAACACTATGGGGATCGTAAAACCAGTATATCTCGAAGCTTACGATCAATTCAAAATAGAAGATGTCTATATCAAGCAAAACTTTATACAAGATTCTATAGCAAATCTTACGGCCCAAATCAAATTTTCCAAACCTATAACAGAGCAACTCACCTACCAAATCAAGGTAAACGATAGCCTCTTCCCTATTAAGATCACAGACTCCCTATTGCAATCTAACAGTTATGCAACTCAAGAAGTTCATTTTGAAATCAATCAGGTACAGCTTTGGTGGCCGCACAATATTGGTGAACCTTATTTGTATGAGATGGAAGTTTTGGTTTCAAAAGATGGAGAATTAATGGACTCCAAAAAGCTCAAAAGAGGAATACGTACCATAGAGTTGATTAATGAGCCTGATGATGCTGGAACTTCCTTCTTTTTTAAGGTAAATGGCGTTCCTATTTTCATGAAAGGGGCTAATTACATACCGCAAAACTCCATGCAGGATCTCGTCACAGACCAGCATTATGAAAATTTGCTAAGCGATGTAGTAGACGCCAATATGAACATGCTGCGCGTTTGGGGTGGTGGAAGTTATGAGAATGACATTTTTTATGATAAATGCGATGAAAAAGGTATTTTGATATGGCAAGACTTTATGTTTGCTTGTGCGATGTATCCTGGAGATGCACGCTTTCGCGAAAGCGTAACAGAAGAAATAACACAACAAATTACCAGATTGAGAAATCACAGCAGCATTGCCTTATGGTGTGGAAATAATGAAACTAGTGAAGCCTGGAACAATTGGGGCTGGCAAGCAGGAAGACCGCAAGCAGAACGGGATAGTATTTGGGAAGATTATCGTGCTGTTTTTCAACTAGCAATGCCTAAATATATAAGCGAACTCACCAAAGAACCTTATTGGGAAAGCACGCCAAAGTTAGGTCGTGGGAACCCGCGTTATGAATTTGAAAGCGATGCGCACGACTGGCGTGTATGGCACGATGCCTATGCGTTTGAGCATTTTGAAGAACACGTACCTCGATTTATGAGCGAATTTGGATTCCAGTCGCATCCCTCTTATAAGACCGTAGAATACATCAATAAGGACGGAAGTCTCAACATTCATTCAGCAGATTATGCCTCGCATCAAAAACACGAACGTGGCAACGAACTCATACGAGAGTATATGGCCAGAGACTTTCCTGTTCCTACAAGCGATGAAGATTATGTGTATATGAGTCAACTCCTGCAAGCCTACGGAATGTCAAAAGGATTCCAAGCGCACCGACGCGCCAGACCTTATAATATGGGAACTTTATACTGGCAACTCAATGATTGCTGGCCTGCGGTGAGCTGGTCCAGTATTGATTATTTTGGGAATTGGAAAGCTTTACACTATCAAGCAAAACGTGATTTTGAAAATTTGTTAATTAGCAATTATGTAAAAGACGGTGTTTTACACAGCTATGTGGTTAATGACGATCTTTATGACCTCACTAGTGGTTACACCCTAATGATCATGGACTTTTACGGTAAAGAATTGTACCAAGAATCTTTTGTAGGAACTGCGGGAATGAATTCTAGTAATAAATTTCACCATATCGATTTAGGTAGTTTGGATATAGACCTGTCAACTGTATATGTGTATACAGAGTTTGGCTCTAGTAGGACCATCGATGTGCTGGTCCGTCCTAAAGATTTGAAATTACCAAAGGAAGAACTATCCCTGAAAAGTCTTAAAACCAAAGATGGATATCGGGTTACTTTAAAGTCTGCTATTTTTGTAAAAGATGTTTTTTTATATAGTAATCTAAAAGGACATTTTTCAGACAACTTTTTTGACCTAGAACCTGATATGGAAAAGACACTTTTTTTTGAGACAGATAGTGATGTAGCGCCTGTGTTTAAATATAAAACTTTGAATGGGTTAATCAAGTCTCTCCAGCCATAG
- the prmC gene encoding peptide chain release factor N(5)-glutamine methyltransferase, producing the protein MTLNQFKLLYQDQLAPLYPENEIHSILQIVCEDLLNWSRADFLIKDREELYHLQEEILHKSLRELRTSKPVQYVTRTAHFYGHEFAVHEHALIPRQETEELVHMVIENHKKETYLNIIDIGTGTGCIGLSIKEAMPSCSMTLLDVSPEALELAQSNAIRLKTPVKTILEDVLVLDELPDTYDVIVSNPPYVRNLEKEEIHRNVLEHEPYLALFVDDSNALIFYRKILELAQKALKAEGILYFEINQYLPDEMKALATELGFESEVFKDLNGNYRMMKCKRNLK; encoded by the coding sequence ATGACTTTAAACCAATTCAAGCTTCTTTATCAAGATCAACTGGCGCCACTTTATCCAGAAAATGAGATTCACAGCATTTTACAAATCGTCTGTGAAGATTTGTTGAACTGGTCACGTGCTGATTTTTTAATTAAGGATAGAGAAGAGTTGTATCATCTTCAAGAAGAGATACTACATAAGTCATTGAGAGAATTGCGCACTTCAAAGCCGGTGCAATACGTCACCAGAACAGCACATTTCTATGGACATGAGTTTGCAGTACATGAGCATGCATTGATACCGCGCCAGGAGACTGAAGAACTGGTTCATATGGTTATTGAGAATCATAAAAAAGAAACCTATCTCAACATAATTGATATAGGAACAGGAACTGGTTGTATAGGCTTATCTATTAAAGAAGCCATGCCTAGTTGCAGTATGACATTGCTCGATGTTTCTCCAGAAGCTTTAGAATTAGCACAATCAAATGCCATCCGTTTAAAAACCCCGGTAAAAACGATACTTGAAGATGTTTTGGTTTTAGATGAATTGCCCGATACCTACGATGTGATCGTAAGCAATCCGCCATATGTGCGGAATTTAGAGAAAGAAGAAATCCACAGAAATGTACTGGAACACGAGCCTTATTTAGCTTTGTTTGTGGACGACAGTAACGCCTTAATCTTTTATCGTAAGATTTTAGAATTGGCTCAAAAAGCCTTAAAAGCTGAAGGAATTTTATACTTTGAAATCAATCAATACTTACCTGATGAGATGAAAGCACTCGCCACAGAACTGGGTTTTGAATCAGAGGTTTTTAAAGACTTGAATGGTAATTATAGAATGATGAAGTGCAAGAGGAATTTAAAATAG
- a CDS encoding GNAT family N-acetyltransferase produces the protein MNIRKILPQDNEAIKNIIQQSILEHGAPKIGTAYSDAATQAMYAHYQKPRRDYYVLEVDGIVVGGAGVAPLDNYTGNVSELQKMYFKPEVRGKGYGKKMILVCLERAAQLRFESIYLETMDNMYDAQGLYKNVGFELLKSPLGDTGHFSCPVQMLLKF, from the coding sequence ATGAACATACGCAAAATACTCCCTCAAGATAATGAGGCGATCAAAAATATCATACAGCAATCGATCTTAGAACACGGCGCTCCTAAAATAGGAACGGCTTATAGCGATGCTGCCACGCAGGCCATGTACGCGCACTATCAAAAACCTCGTAGAGATTATTATGTTCTTGAAGTGGATGGGATAGTGGTAGGTGGCGCAGGCGTTGCACCACTTGATAATTATACAGGAAATGTGAGCGAACTTCAAAAAATGTATTTTAAACCAGAAGTACGAGGTAAAGGATACGGAAAAAAAATGATCTTGGTTTGTCTAGAACGAGCTGCTCAATTGCGTTTTGAAAGCATCTACTTAGAAACCATGGATAATATGTATGACGCACAAGGCCTGTATAAAAACGTAGGTTTTGAGTTGCTTAAATCGCCATTAGGGGATACCGGGCATTTCTCCTGTCCTGTGCAGATGTTGTTGAAATTTTAA